The Porphyrobacter sp. HT-58-2 genome has a window encoding:
- a CDS encoding alpha/beta fold hydrolase: protein MTRALLAALAALLLAPATAMAEDAPCPPFEVTGSGPDLLLVPGLGSSPAVWDGVKDSLAKDFRLHLVHVAGFAGRPAEGDPATLVNRTKAEIIRHLDCQKVERAAWAGHSMGGFLGLMTAADHPDRIAQVVVVDSLPFFPLVFDPAATVDAVRAQADGMRAQIAAQDDAGFAAGQRMGVRSLVRNPAFHEQVVDWSITSDRATFASAIHALMTTDMRPRLGEIAAPVSVIAAANPFAPRSRIEPLYAAAYAGLPQMRLTVIDDSFHFVMIDQPEAFEAALREGLRAELAD from the coding sequence ATGACCCGCGCCTTGCTTGCCGCGCTTGCTGCCCTGCTGCTTGCGCCCGCTACCGCCATGGCTGAAGATGCGCCGTGTCCCCCCTTCGAGGTGACCGGCTCCGGCCCTGATCTGCTGCTGGTTCCCGGCCTCGGTTCGTCTCCGGCGGTGTGGGACGGGGTGAAGGACAGCCTTGCCAAGGATTTCCGCCTGCACCTTGTCCATGTCGCAGGCTTTGCCGGGCGTCCGGCCGAGGGCGATCCGGCGACATTGGTCAACCGCACCAAGGCCGAGATCATCCGTCACCTCGATTGCCAGAAGGTCGAACGCGCCGCATGGGCCGGACATTCGATGGGCGGGTTTCTGGGGCTGATGACGGCCGCCGATCATCCTGACCGGATCGCGCAGGTGGTGGTGGTGGATTCGCTGCCGTTCTTCCCGCTGGTGTTCGATCCCGCCGCCACGGTCGATGCCGTGCGGGCGCAGGCTGACGGGATGCGCGCGCAGATCGCGGCGCAGGACGATGCCGGTTTTGCCGCCGGTCAGCGCATGGGCGTGCGCTCGCTGGTGCGCAATCCCGCCTTCCATGAACAGGTGGTGGATTGGTCGATCACCAGTGATCGCGCCACCTTTGCCAGCGCAATCCATGCCTTGATGACGACCGACATGCGCCCGCGTCTCGGGGAAATTGCCGCGCCGGTCAGCGTGATCGCCGCCGCCAATCCCTTCGCCCCGCGCAGCCGGATCGAACCGCTCTACGCCGCCGCCTATGCCGGGTTGCCGCAGATGAGGCTGACGGTGATCGACGACAGTTTCCACTTCGTCATGATCGATCAGCCAGAGGCGTTCGAGGCGGCGCTGCGGGAGGGCTTGCGCGCAGAGCTGGCGGATTAG